From Yersinia hibernica, a single genomic window includes:
- a CDS encoding IS1 family transposase (programmed frameshift), producing the protein MAKIDVVCPRCSETHGVIRNGHSGSGAQLYRCNQCLKTFQLSYRYNGAKPETHQAIVDMAMNGSGCRDTARVLRISLNTVLRHLKNFTPHQVAQNVEPSAEVVICCEADEQWSYVRCKGNQRWLFYAYDRIRKRVIAHVFGPRNALTLKRLLVLLSQFSIAFYMTDAWPVYRTLLSSTSHVISKKYTQRIERHNLNLRTHLKRLARKTICFSKSEEMHDKIIGWYLTINHYH; encoded by the exons ATGGCAAAGATTGATGTGGTTTGTCCTCGCTGTTCTGAAACTCATGGGGTTATCCGAAACGGCCACTCCGGCTCAGGGGCGCAGCTCTATCGCTGTAACCAATGCCTGAAGACCTTCCAGCTCAGCTATCGCTACAACGGAGCTAAACCCGAAACCCATCAGGCCATCGTTGATATGGCGATGAACGGCTCCGGATGCCGCGATACAGCACGGGTTCTACGGATAAGCCTCAATACCGTTCTGCGTCATCTAAAAAACT TTACGCCGCACCAGGTAGCGCAAAACGTAGAGCCTAGCGCAGAGGTGGTTATCTGCTGTGAAGCCGATGAGCAGTGGTCATATGTCCGCTGTAAAGGCAATCAACGCTGGCTGTTTTATGCCTATGACCGCATCCGAAAGCGCGTTATCGCCCATGTATTTGGCCCGCGAAATGCTTTGACATTAAAGCGTCTTCTGGTTTTGCTGAGCCAGTTTAGCATTGCCTTCTACATGACCGATGCCTGGCCGGTATACCGCACTTTATTGTCCTCAACCAGTCATGTTATCAGCAAGAAATACACCCAGAGGATAGAGCGACATAATCTGAACTTGCGAACCCATCTCAAACGGTTAGCCCGCAAGACTATCTGCTTCTCAAAATCAGAAGAAATGCACGATAAGATCATCGGATGGTATCTGACAATTAACCATTACCACTAA
- the arsC gene encoding glutaredoxin-dependent arsenate reductase encodes MSNITIYHNPACGTSRNTLEMIRNSGNEPTVILYLETPPSRDELVKLIADMGISVRALLRKNVEPFEELGLAEDKFTDDQLIDFMLQHPILINRPIVVTPLGTKLCRPSELVLDIIPERQKGAFNKEDGEKVIGETGKRVK; translated from the coding sequence ATGAGCAACATCACCATTTATCACAACCCAGCCTGCGGCACGTCTCGTAATACGCTGGAGATGATCCGCAACAGCGGTAATGAGCCGACCGTTATTCTTTACCTTGAGACTCCACCCTCACGAGATGAGCTGGTCAAACTCATTGCAGATATGGGCATTTCCGTCCGTGCTTTGTTGCGTAAGAACGTCGAACCGTTTGAGGAACTGGGTCTTGCAGAAGATAAATTTACTGACGACCAGTTAATCGATTTTATGCTGCAACATCCGATTCTGATTAACCGTCCGATTGTAGTGACGCCACTGGGAACTAAACTTTGCCGTCCTTCGGAGTTGGTTCTGGATATCATTCCGGAACGTCAGAAAGGAGCATTTAACAAAGAGGATGGTGAGAAAGTCATTGGCGAAACGGGGAAGCGTGTTAAGTAA
- the arsB gene encoding arsenite efflux transporter membrane subunit ArsB, translating to MLLAGAIFVLTIVLVIWQPKGLGIGWSATLGAVLALISGVVHFGDIPVVWNIVWNATATFIAVIIISLLLDESGFFEWAALHVSRWGNGRGRLLFTYIVLLGAAVAALFANDGAALILTPIVIAMLLALGFSKGTTLAFVMAAGFIADTASLPLIVSNLVNIVSADFFGLGFTEYASVMVPVDIAAIIATLVMLHLFFRKDIPPTYDLALLKAPAKAIKDLATFRTGWIVLILLLVGFFVLEPLGIPVSAIAAVGAVILFVVAKRGHAINTGKVLHGAPWQIVIFSLGMYLVVYGLRNAGLTEYLSDVLNLLADKGLWAATFGTGFLTAFLSSIMNNMPTVLVGALSIDGSTATGVIKEAMIYANVIGCDLGPKITPIGSLATLLWLHVLSQKNMTITWGYYFRTGIVMTLPVMFVTLAALALRLSFTL from the coding sequence ATGTTACTGGCAGGCGCTATTTTTGTCCTGACCATCGTGTTGGTTATCTGGCAACCGAAGGGATTAGGGATCGGCTGGAGTGCGACATTGGGCGCAGTACTGGCGTTGATCTCTGGCGTAGTCCATTTTGGTGATATCCCTGTTGTGTGGAATATCGTCTGGAATGCGACGGCGACCTTTATTGCCGTGATTATTATCAGCCTGCTGCTCGATGAATCCGGTTTTTTCGAATGGGCGGCGCTGCACGTTTCTCGTTGGGGTAACGGTCGGGGGCGTTTGCTGTTTACCTATATCGTCTTGCTCGGCGCAGCGGTGGCGGCATTGTTTGCCAACGATGGCGCGGCATTGATTCTGACTCCAATTGTCATCGCCATGCTACTGGCATTGGGGTTCAGCAAAGGCACGACACTGGCATTTGTCATGGCCGCCGGGTTTATTGCCGATACGGCCAGCCTGCCGCTTATAGTGTCCAACCTGGTTAACATTGTTTCTGCAGACTTCTTTGGGCTGGGTTTCACTGAGTACGCGTCGGTAATGGTGCCAGTGGATATTGCCGCTATTATCGCCACGCTGGTGATGCTGCATCTGTTCTTCCGCAAAGATATTCCACCGACTTACGACCTGGCTCTCCTTAAAGCACCGGCAAAGGCGATTAAAGATCTGGCAACCTTCAGAACCGGCTGGATTGTATTGATCCTTCTTCTGGTTGGCTTTTTCGTCCTTGAGCCGTTGGGTATCCCGGTCAGCGCGATTGCTGCTGTAGGGGCTGTCATTTTGTTTGTGGTGGCGAAACGAGGCCATGCCATTAACACTGGCAAAGTGCTTCACGGTGCGCCATGGCAGATCGTCATCTTCTCGCTGGGGATGTATCTGGTGGTCTATGGCCTGCGTAACGCCGGTCTAACAGAATATCTCTCCGATGTGCTGAACTTGCTGGCAGATAAAGGACTTTGGGCCGCGACCTTTGGTACTGGCTTCTTGACGGCTTTCCTGTCTTCCATCATGAACAACATGCCCACTGTACTGGTTGGCGCTCTCTCTATTGATGGCAGCACCGCAACAGGCGTTATCAAAGAAGCGATGATTTATGCCAACGTGATTGGCTGCGATCTGGGACCAAAAATTACACCTATTGGTAGCCTGGCCACGCTGCTCTGGCTGCATGTCCTTTCACAGAAGAACATGACCATCACCTGGGGATACTATTTTCGCACCGGGATCGTCATGACTCTGCCTGTGATGTTTGTAACGCTGGCTGCGCTGGCGCTACGTCTCTCTTTCACTTTGTAA
- the arsA gene encoding arsenite efflux transporter ATPase subunit ArsA, with protein sequence MKFLQNIPPYLFFTGKGGVGKTSISCATAIRLAEQGKRVLLVSTDPASNVGQVFDQAIGNTIRPMTVVPGLSALEIDPQEAAQQYRARIVDPIKGLLPDDVVTSISEQLSGACTTEIAAFDEFTGLLTDTSLLTLFDHIIFDTAPTGHTIRLLQLPGAWSSFIESNPDGASCLGPMAGLEKQREQYAHAVEALSDPERTRLVLVARLQKSTLQEVARTHEELAAIGLKNQYLVINGVLPKTEAEHDALAAAIWQREQEALANLPADLSELPTDTLLLQPVNMVGVSALKGLLDTGSEVLPLPVTNIQYTPENLSLSGLVNDIARSEHGLIMLMGKGGVGKTTMAAAIAVRLADMGFDVHLTTSDPAAHLSTTLNGSLKNLQVSRINPHDETERYRQHVLETKGRDLDEAGKRLLEEDLRSPCTEEIAVFQAFSRVIREAGKRFVVMDTAPTGHTLLLLDATGAYHREIARKMGDKGHFTTPMMQLQDPERTKVLLVTLPETTPVLEAANLQSDLERAGIHPWGWIINNSLSIAQTHSPLLCQRARQELPQIEAVKNQHASRIALVPVLASEPTGIEKLRELAV encoded by the coding sequence ATGAAATTCTTACAGAACATCCCGCCTTATCTGTTTTTTACCGGTAAGGGAGGCGTAGGAAAAACTTCCATTTCCTGCGCGACGGCTATCCGCCTTGCCGAACAGGGTAAGCGGGTTTTGCTGGTCAGTACCGATCCTGCCTCGAATGTCGGACAGGTATTCGACCAGGCTATCGGTAACACCATTCGCCCTATGACAGTAGTTCCTGGACTTTCCGCTCTGGAGATTGACCCGCAGGAAGCCGCTCAACAATACCGCGCCAGAATCGTTGATCCTATCAAAGGTCTTCTGCCTGATGACGTTGTTACCAGTATCAGCGAGCAGCTTTCAGGAGCCTGTACGACTGAGATTGCGGCGTTCGATGAATTTACTGGCTTGCTAACAGACACTTCCCTGCTGACCCTCTTCGATCACATCATTTTTGATACAGCGCCAACGGGCCACACGATTCGCCTTCTCCAGCTTCCCGGTGCATGGAGTAGCTTCATTGAAAGTAATCCGGATGGTGCTTCCTGTCTTGGCCCAATGGCCGGGCTGGAAAAGCAGCGTGAGCAGTATGCCCATGCGGTAGAGGCGTTATCCGATCCTGAACGTACCCGCTTGGTTCTGGTTGCACGACTGCAAAAATCTACGCTGCAGGAAGTCGCCCGCACCCATGAAGAACTGGCTGCAATTGGCCTGAAAAACCAGTACCTGGTTATTAATGGTGTGCTGCCTAAAACCGAAGCTGAACATGACGCCCTGGCCGCTGCGATATGGCAACGTGAGCAGGAGGCACTGGCAAATCTTCCTGCCGATTTATCTGAGCTACCGACAGATACCCTATTACTACAGCCAGTCAATATGGTTGGTGTTTCAGCCTTGAAGGGACTGCTGGATACCGGTTCTGAGGTATTACCGCTCCCGGTAACGAACATCCAGTACACGCCTGAAAACTTATCTCTCTCTGGCCTGGTCAATGATATCGCTCGCAGTGAACACGGCCTGATTATGCTGATGGGCAAAGGTGGCGTAGGGAAAACCACGATGGCTGCTGCCATCGCCGTAAGGCTGGCAGACATGGGATTTGACGTGCATCTCACGACCTCTGATCCTGCTGCGCACCTGAGTACAACGCTGAACGGCAGCCTCAAAAACCTTCAGGTCAGCCGCATCAACCCTCATGATGAAACCGAACGCTATCGCCAGCATGTTCTTGAGACGAAGGGAAGAGATCTGGACGAAGCAGGGAAACGGCTACTGGAAGAGGATTTGCGTTCTCCCTGTACTGAAGAAATTGCCGTGTTTCAGGCCTTTTCCAGGGTGATTCGTGAAGCGGGTAAACGGTTTGTGGTCATGGATACAGCACCTACCGGGCATACGTTATTACTGCTTGATGCTACCGGGGCTTATCACCGTGAGATTGCCAGGAAGATGGGGGATAAAGGTCATTTTACCACTCCGATGATGCAGCTTCAGGACCCGGAGCGTACCAAAGTCCTGCTGGTCACTCTGCCTGAAACCACACCGGTGCTGGAAGCGGCAAACCTGCAGTCTGATCTTGAGCGTGCGGGGATTCATCCCTGGGGCTGGATTATCAATAACAGCCTTTCAATTGCACAGACGCATTCACCACTGCTTTGCCAGCGCGCCCGACAAGAGCTTCCTCAAATCGAGGCTGTGAAGAACCAGCATGCAAGCCGCATAGCGTTAGTACCCGTACTGGCATCAGAGCCCACTGGCATCGAGAAACTCAGAGAGCTGGCAGTTTAA
- the arsD gene encoding arsenite efflux transporter metallochaperone ArsD, which yields MKTLTVFDPAMCCSTGVCGSDVDQVLVDFSADVQWLKGRGVQVERYNLAQQPMSFVQNEKAKAFLEASGAEGLPLLLLDGETVMAGRYPKRAEIARWFGIPLERVGLAPTSCCGGNTSCC from the coding sequence ATGAAGACGTTAACGGTGTTTGACCCGGCAATGTGCTGCAGTACCGGCGTATGTGGCTCAGATGTCGATCAGGTTCTGGTTGATTTTTCTGCTGATGTGCAGTGGCTGAAAGGACGTGGTGTACAGGTTGAACGTTACAATCTGGCACAGCAGCCTATGAGCTTTGTTCAGAACGAGAAAGCGAAAGCATTCCTAGAAGCATCTGGAGCAGAAGGGCTTCCGCTACTGCTGTTGGATGGTGAAACGGTGATGGCAGGGCGATACCCAAAACGTGCTGAGATAGCTCGCTGGTTTGGTATACCGCTGGAGAGGGTAGGGTTAGCTCCCACCAGTTGCTGTGGTGGTAATACTTCCTGTTGCTGA
- the arsR gene encoding As(III)-sensing metalloregulatory transcriptional repressor ArsR: MSLSSLQLFKNLSDETRLGIVLLLREMGELCVCDLCAALEQSQPKISRHLAMLRESGLLLDRKQGKWVHYRLSPHIPSWAAQVIEQAWLSQQDDVQAIARKLASANCSGSGKAVCI, translated from the coding sequence ATGTCGCTCTCATCTTTACAACTCTTCAAAAATCTCTCCGATGAAACCCGCTTGGGCATTGTGTTGCTGCTCAGAGAGATGGGAGAGCTGTGCGTGTGCGACCTTTGCGCTGCGCTAGAACAGTCTCAGCCCAAGATTTCACGCCATCTGGCAATGCTCCGGGAAAGTGGACTTTTGCTGGATCGCAAACAGGGCAAGTGGGTTCACTACCGCTTATCCCCGCATATTCCTTCCTGGGCCGCTCAGGTGATTGAGCAGGCCTGGTTAAGCCAACAGGACGATGTACAGGCCATCGCCCGTAAGCTGGCATCGGCAAACTGCTCTGGTAGCGGTAAGGCTGTTTGCATCTAA
- a CDS encoding ATP-dependent nuclease: MAKKQSSFRRLHLDDEKLTPLSHSDLKMLLKIHKTITINRLLNKLGGVMYLKILKVWNFRKYGSSEEIDLNKPNLCLHLKKGLNVLIGENDSGKTAIIDAIKLVLKTHSFEWIKVDENDFYKNTDRLRIELVFDDMEKEAHHFNEWVEYHRDGDKIHPSLTLSYEVYKKNGRIIQSDINAGSYNQGKALKAEAREYLKTTYLKPLRDANFDLTPKQNSRLSQILKTHAAFNNKDKNHRLLDLFIEFNTNVSLYFEGKDSQGNIIPDDSKGKELKDKIEGFARDFIDESISTNFEVTPANIKSILEKLALKIQDGINPGLGTLNKLFMAAELLHLEESDWSGLKLCLIEELEAHLHPQAQMKVIESLQKHNDIQILITSHSPNLTSKVHLENLILCHSGNVFPLGKEYTKLDVENGDYLYLERFLDVTKSNLFFAKGILMVEGWSEEILLPAIAKLLKKQGVITKDFTDAGIAVVNVASAEFIRFSKIFIRNKEPLIPIPVAIITDVDVRAFERKVINEDKEDKAKKNEYDYIKIDEKIIEEESTRKVIEKENEFNSQNVRVFVTKHWTLEYSLLKSPILGEYSKKVLCDMHKNINKDDIEKELAIKLFNKSLCKTDFAYKLAQIIDPSSEKHDHRIVLQEDDRYISSLIEGVKYVCN, translated from the coding sequence ATGGCAAAAAAACAATCTTCCTTTAGAAGGTTGCATCTGGATGATGAGAAATTGACGCCTCTATCTCATTCTGATTTGAAAATGCTTTTAAAAATTCATAAAACCATTACTATCAATAGGTTATTGAACAAACTTGGTGGTGTTATGTACCTGAAAATTTTGAAAGTATGGAATTTCCGAAAGTATGGCTCTTCGGAGGAGATTGATCTAAACAAACCAAATTTATGTTTGCACCTTAAAAAAGGCCTTAATGTTTTAATAGGTGAAAATGACTCAGGGAAGACAGCGATAATAGATGCTATTAAACTGGTTTTAAAAACACATAGTTTTGAATGGATCAAAGTTGACGAAAATGACTTTTATAAAAATACAGACCGACTTAGAATTGAATTAGTTTTTGACGACATGGAAAAAGAAGCCCATCATTTTAATGAATGGGTAGAATACCATCGTGACGGCGATAAGATACATCCTTCTTTGACGTTATCTTACGAAGTATATAAAAAGAATGGAAGGATAATACAATCAGATATAAATGCGGGAAGTTACAACCAAGGGAAAGCACTTAAAGCTGAAGCAAGAGAGTATTTAAAAACAACATATTTAAAACCACTTCGCGATGCTAACTTTGATTTAACTCCTAAACAAAACTCTAGACTATCACAAATACTTAAAACTCATGCAGCCTTTAATAACAAGGACAAAAACCATAGACTCCTTGATCTTTTTATAGAGTTCAACACTAACGTATCTCTTTATTTTGAAGGGAAAGATTCTCAAGGTAATATCATTCCAGATGACAGCAAAGGTAAGGAATTAAAAGATAAAATTGAGGGGTTCGCCAGGGATTTTATTGATGAATCTATATCGACTAATTTTGAAGTAACCCCAGCCAACATCAAATCGATTTTAGAAAAGTTAGCTCTGAAGATACAAGATGGCATTAACCCTGGCCTTGGGACATTAAACAAATTATTTATGGCTGCAGAGTTACTTCATTTAGAGGAGAGTGATTGGTCTGGATTAAAACTATGTTTAATTGAAGAACTAGAAGCACACTTACATCCCCAAGCTCAAATGAAAGTTATTGAATCATTACAAAAACATAATGACATACAAATATTAATTACATCACACAGTCCAAATCTCACATCTAAAGTTCACTTAGAAAACTTAATTCTTTGCCATTCTGGAAATGTTTTCCCTTTAGGGAAAGAGTATACAAAGCTAGATGTAGAAAATGGAGATTACCTGTATTTAGAGCGTTTTCTTGATGTCACAAAATCAAATTTATTCTTTGCCAAAGGGATATTAATGGTGGAAGGTTGGTCTGAAGAAATCCTCTTGCCAGCGATAGCAAAACTTCTAAAAAAACAAGGGGTAATTACGAAAGATTTTACTGATGCGGGCATAGCTGTTGTCAATGTTGCCAGCGCAGAATTCATACGTTTTAGTAAGATATTCATTAGGAATAAGGAACCGCTGATTCCAATACCCGTTGCAATAATCACAGATGTTGATGTTCGAGCCTTCGAAAGAAAAGTAATTAATGAGGATAAAGAAGATAAAGCAAAAAAAAATGAATATGATTATATAAAAATAGATGAGAAAATAATTGAAGAAGAATCAACAAGGAAAGTAATTGAAAAAGAGAATGAGTTCAATAGTCAAAATGTCAGAGTATTTGTAACAAAGCACTGGACTTTAGAATACAGTCTCCTAAAATCTCCAATTTTAGGCGAATACTCAAAAAAAGTCCTTTGCGATATGCACAAAAATATCAACAAAGATGATATTGAAAAAGAATTAGCAATAAAATTATTCAATAAAAGCCTATGTAAGACAGACTTTGCATATAAACTAGCTCAAATAATTGATCCATCCTCTGAAAAACACGATCATAGAATAGTCTTACAAGAAGATGACAGATATATCTCTTCGCTGATTGAAGGAGTAAAATATGTCTGTAATTAA
- a CDS encoding UvrD-helicase domain-containing protein, with protein sequence MSVINISDNDILYAESILLKNGDRFDQERKDFIKNLQTIDLQAVPGSGKSTALLAKLLILERYMPFSDGRGILVISHTNAAIDELKSRIGKYCPKLFTYPNFIGTIQSFTNTYLAGHYLKLRFNTQLRIVDDQQFIDSLIKYYTRIKWDDNYGKLAKFFYGRNIKEAKRLGKILGNEDSKSINKICELLIEENIKKLHFDFIERKFGRAADLVVMVNCQIPSDDLIVHFF encoded by the coding sequence ATGTCTGTAATTAACATAAGTGATAATGATATTTTATATGCTGAATCCATTCTATTAAAAAATGGAGATCGTTTTGATCAAGAACGTAAAGATTTCATCAAAAATTTGCAAACGATAGATTTACAAGCAGTACCGGGCAGTGGGAAATCCACAGCGTTACTAGCAAAACTTCTTATACTAGAAAGATATATGCCATTTTCAGATGGCCGGGGTATTCTGGTAATTTCCCATACAAACGCTGCAATTGATGAACTTAAAAGTAGAATTGGAAAGTATTGTCCAAAACTTTTCACCTATCCTAATTTCATTGGAACTATACAAAGCTTCACAAATACTTATCTAGCAGGTCATTACCTGAAACTTAGATTTAATACTCAATTAAGAATAGTTGATGATCAACAATTCATTGACTCATTAATTAAATATTACACGAGAATCAAATGGGATGACAATTATGGAAAGTTAGCAAAGTTTTTTTACGGTAGAAATATCAAAGAAGCTAAACGACTCGGGAAAATCCTTGGTAATGAAGACAGTAAAAGTATAAATAAAATATGTGAACTTTTAATTGAAGAAAACATTAAAAAATTACACTTTGACTTTATAGAGAGAAAATTTGGTCGTGCCGCAGATTTAGTGGTAATGGTTAATTGTCAGATACCATCCGATGATCTTATCGTGCATTTCTTCTGA